Below is a window of Syntrophomonas wolfei subsp. wolfei str. Goettingen G311 DNA.
TTTCCGCATCAATACAAATAATAAGGAACCCCGGGAGATTGTTGAAGAAATAACCCGGCGCTTAAGGTAGCATAACAGGGAAAGGATGTACAGCTTGCGTGAATTAGAGGTCAGTTTGGGAGAAAGAAGCTATCCGATATACATTGAAGGCGGTTTATTGAAAAGCTCTGGTATTTTACTTCGTCAGGTAAGCAGGACCGACAAAATTCTATTGGTAAGCAATCCGACTGTTTTTGCGCTTTATGGCCGGAAAGTGCAAGAAGCTATGGAGAAGCAGGGCTTTAGCGTAAGTGTGGCTCTAATGCCGGATGGAGAACAGTATAAGAACCAGGAAGAAGCCTTCAAGGTTTTGGACCAGGCAGTGGAAGCTCAATTAGAACGTAGCAGCCTAGTACTGGCTTTGGGTGGGGGCGTTGTTGGTGACCTGGCCGGTCTGGTGGCTGCTCTCTACCAGAGGGGGATAGACTATGTTCAAATTCCTACCACCCTCCTGTCCCAGGTGGATAGCAGCGTAGGCGGGAAGGTGGCTATAAATCACCCGCAGGGAAAAAACCTGATTGGTGCCTTTCATCAACCACGCATGGTTATCATCGACTATTTGACTCTGGCTACCCTGGACAAGCGGGAGTATAAGAGCGGCTTGGCCGAAGTGGTGAAATACGGAATAATCCATGATATCAATTTCTTCGATTACCTGGAATCACATGCCGAAGCTATTAAGGCGCAGGAAGCTGGCTCTCTGGAAAAAATAATCTACGAATCCTGCCGGATAAAGAGCGAAGTGGTAGCCAAAGACGAAAGAGAAACCGGGCTGCGGGCCATATTGAATCTAGGACACACCTTTGGCCACTCCTTGGAAAAACTGGGTAACTACTCCCGGCTGCGGCATGGCGAGGCGGTGGCTATGGGTACGATAGCTGCGTCTTTTTTGGCCCGGGAAAAGAACTATCTGACTGTGGATGAATTGGAGCGAATCATAAAGCTCTACCGTTGCCTGGGTATTCCTATCCGTTGGCCGGATTTCGAGCCGCCGGCTATTTATGAAGGCATGTTGAACGACAAGAAGGTAATCAACCATAAGCTGCGCCTGGTCTTACCCCGGGGCATAGGAAACTTTGTACTCAGCGAGGATATAAGCCGCGAAGAGCTGCTGGCAGCTATCCGGCAAGCTCAGAATAGCTTATAAGGTGTCAAGGGGACGGCCCTTTTGACACCGTATTGAAGTGATATTACTAATATTTATAACTTTTGCAGTGGCCTCAAGTTTAGCTATAATTAAATAAGAAAAGTTAGAGGTGTCCTTCATACAGCACTCAGCTAACAATGAGTGATAGTAGACTTGAATTCCAGCTAATCCGTATTTAGTACTTTTTGCAGCGACCTTAAAATATGGGGGGACAAAATATGAATGCCAACCTCTTAAAAGCCATGGAACTGGCGGTTAATGCCGAAGCTCAGGCCCGTGACCGCTACAAAGAATTGGCCAAACAGGCGGAAGACCAGGAAACCAGGCTATTGTTTGAACAGATAGCCCGCGAGGAAGATATGCATCTGAAAAAGCTCTCCGAACGCCTTAAGGCCTTAAAAATGATGGGTTAATGGGGAAGCGGAGAGGATAGTAAAGAACTGGCAGCTATTACGATTAACAATATCAAAAACAAGGGAATGGCGGCGGCTATTAATTTATTCTTTACATGATGATCTCCTTGCATGTACTCAGCCATCAGATGAGTACAATATACGGTATTGCCGGAAAAGGCTATAACCACCAGAAACTGAATCCAGCCCGGTATAACTGCATAAGCCCCATGGGCTAGATGGGACCATAGCGAATGGCTGTAATATGCTAAAACTATAAATTCAATCAAACCGGCAGCATATTGAAAAACCAGGCTTTGTTTTTGAATGGTAACATTCAATTGCATTAGGTTCCTTATTTCTTTCTGGGTAGCAATGTTGGAGCGGGCATTCATAATATCGATTTTGCTCCGGGCTACTTCGATGGCCGCTCGGTGGTTTTCCCGGGATATTATGACACTGTTTTGCGCTTCCTCTATCTCCCTCAGACGAATTAAATAGGGATTAATCATATCACTAATAAAACCTTCACTTAAATCCGCACCACGCAAAGAGCTTATTTGTTGCTTGAAGGATTGCAACAGGGAAGAAAGGCGCTTGGCAGCAGACAACAGGGTGTTATAGTCTCCCGCTATTTTCCCATAAGCCCGGGATAGCCCTTCAACTTGCTCCTCCAACTCCATTGCTTCCTCCATACTCCCTTTCTCCATAACCAATTGGGTATGAAGAATAGCGGACAACTCTTGATCCAATTGCTCCCTTTCCCTGAGCACCGTATTTTTCTGCTCTCTCAAGAAAGATGAAATCATACGCAAGCGCAAGAGACTGGCTTCCAATAAAGGAAGTTCACTTCCTAGAAAATTGCGGTTCTGCCTGGTGTATTTATCCAAATGACAAGCGTAAAAGGCCTTACCCTGGGGCCATAAACGGCAAAGTCGGGCCATCTGGCCTTCTTCGATTCCAATATTAAGGGCCTCTTTTTGCCGGGATAATTTTTGTGTGAATAGCAGGAATTCATCCCATGCCATTTTCGTAGAAAGAAAAACGCTAGTCTCGGCAATGATATCCGCAGTGTTAATGCCAGATTCTTCCTCCCAAGCTTCTATTGAGGCAAGGCAATTCGCCCAATCACTTTTTTCCACCAAACAACATAATACCAGAATGCATAAATTATCCTGTTTCAATTGGTAGGAGAAGCTTTTTTCTTCTTCCAGGAGCTTGAAAGAATAGTTAGGGTAATAATTGACCTTATTTTTCTGTAGTATTTCTTTTAATGGAGTAAAATTATCAGCATCGTCTTCCAAAAAATAGTAATAGCGCCAGAGTTCATCTGCCATTTGATCAACTCCTTAGTATGGTCGATAATTTCAATCACTTCTTTCTAAATTATATTATCTAATGAATTAAAACTAAAGGAAGAAATGGTCGCAATAATAGATATTGTTAACATAATTGTCAAAATACTATTAATAAAATCTAAAATATAGTAGCATTAATATAACGAGGTGAAATATGTCCCCTGCTTCTTTAACGGTCAGGCTAATCTTCCGCCTCGTTGTAGCGCTGTGATGAAACTGCTTCGCAGTTTCTTCCGATGCTTAAATATGGCAAATATAAAGGTAATAAAAACGAATGAAATAAGACAGGCCTGGTAACAGAGTTGAAAAACTCTCTTTATTCAAAAACAGGGGAGGTTTTGCCAGGTCTATAAGCTACTTTTGGAGGTTGCCTGGTCATGTCAAAGAATTTGCTAGGAAACTACCCGCAAGATGATAATTTTGTTAATATCCGTAAAAACCCCCGATTTTTAAAGCTTGACCAGGATGCTCCCATTGTCCTTTTGGTGAATTCTATCTTGACCCAAGCAGTGGAAGAGGGTTGCAGTGACATTCATATTGAGCCGGAACAGCAGGATATCAGATTGCGTTTTCGCCTGGATGGCGAGCTTTATGAAGCCGCCCGGCTCCCGCTTAGCTTACTGTCTCCGATAGTTTCCCGAATAAAAATAATGGCCGGTATGGACATTTCAGAAAAGAGGCTGCCACAGGATGGACGTTTTCGAGCCACTATCGAAGAGCGAGAAGTTGATTTTCGCACCTCCACTTTGCCCACCGCCTGGGGAGAAAAGCTGGCTTTGCGTATACTAGATCGGGCTAATGCTTTAACAGAAATCAGACAATTAGGTTTTAGTTCCAACAACCAGGCAAACCTGTTGGCACTATCCCATTGCTCTCAAGGTATGGTTCTGGTTACGGGCCCATCTGGTTCCGGAAAAACCACCACTCTTTATTCCATCTTAACCCAGATTAATTCCATAGAGAAAAACATTATCACCCTGGAGGATCCGGTAGAATATACTCTTCCTGGAGTCAATCAAGTGCAAATAAATCCTAAAGCCGGACTGACATTTGCCAGCGGCTTACGTGCCATATTGAGGCAAGACCCTGACGTTATCATGGTGGGTGAAATCCGAGATAGGGAAACAGCACGGCTGGCGGTACAGGCTGCTTTAACCGGGCATCTGGTTTTTTCCACCTTACACACCAATAGTGCCGCTGGGAGCATTACGCGGTTAAGGGATATGGGGATTGAAGACTTCTTGCTGGCTTCCTCACTGGCTGGGGTGGTATCACAACGATTGGTGAGGAAATTGTGTTGCTATTGCCGTCAGGAATATACGATTGAGGAGCAGTTGGCTAAAAAGTTGGGTTTACCGCTCGATATAGGACGGGTGTTTTTTCGTTCAAAGGGATGTAGGGCCTGTCGTAACACGGGCTACCGGGGGCGAATTGCTCTGCAGGAAATAATGCTTTTAGGGTCGGAAATTCGTGACTTGCTCAACCGGGGGGAAAGTTCAGAGGACCGCTTGCAGAAAACGGCAATTAAGAATGGCATGATTAGTATTATGCTAGATGCTATTACTAAAGCTAGAGAGGGCCGGAGTTCTTTGGAAGAAGTAATGAAAACAATATTCATGGGAGGATTATGAATTGGCTTTTATAAAGCTAGAGGAAATATTAAAAAAAGCTGTGGAAATGGGAGCATCAGATGTTCACCTGGGCTATTCCCAACCTCCATTGTATCGAGTAAATGGTCATTTAGTCTCACTGCCTGAAGATTTGCTTTTGGGTAAGGAGGAAGTCCAGAGCTTGGCCCGAGAAATTATTCCTCATAAGGGGATTATGGAAGCTTTTCAAAAACAGGGCGAGGTAGATTTTGCTTATTCAATTCCTGGAATAGCCCGGTTCCGGGTCAACCTTTTTAAACAGCGCAGCTCCTGGGCCCTGGCCATAAGAATTATACCGCTTAAGATCCCGGAATGGGATGAGTTAGGCTTGCCACCGATAGTAAGGGAACTGGCAATGCAGGAAAAAGGACTTGTCCTTATAAGCGGGAGCAGTGGGAGCGGGAAGTCCACTACTCTAGCAGCTATGATTGACCTCTTGAACCAATCCCGTAAATTCCACATTTTAACTTTAGAGGACCCTATAGAGTACTTGCATAGTAACCATAATTGCATTGTTAATCAGAGGGAAATTGGAGCTGATAGTAAGTCTTTTCCGCAGGCGCTCCGCGCAGCCTTGCGACAGGACCCGGATGTAATTATGTTGGGAGAGATGAGGGATCTGGAAACCATATCTACGACTATTACTGCGGCTGAGACTGGTCACCTGGTTCTGGCCTCACTGCACTCAGGAACAGCAATACAGACTTTAGAACGGATAATCGATATCTTTCCCCCTCATCAACAGACCCAGTTGCGCCTACAATTAGCCAATTGCCTGCAAGGCGTTATTAATCAACAACTACTGTGTCGTGCTGATGGCAAGGGACGGATACTGGCAGTTGAAGTAATGATAGCTACTCCTGCGGTGCGTAACCTTATCCGCGAAAATAAGATACATCAGATTTATTCCTCTATGCAAACAGGTAGTTCTTTTGGGATGGTAACCATGGAAAAGGCGATGCAGGAGCTATGGCACCAAAGGCTAATAAGCGACGAAGAGGCGAGCAAGCAAGGTCTAGTTTGGGGAAGAAGTTAAACTTATTGATTTAAAACACCAGGAGGATCATTTCCTTGATCTGTTATAAAGCGGGAGTGAAGAGGCTTTGGAATTTACATATAAGGTTCGAGATTCACGGGGTAAAGTGCTAAGAGGACTGCAGGAAGCAAAAGACCGCGATTCCCTGATACGTAATCTTCTCCGGCAAGGTTATTACATCATATCTTTACAAGAAGTAAATAGAACCAGTCCGGTAATTAATAGAGAGTTATTTTCCCTTAAAGTGAGCAAGAAAGAAGTTCTTATGATTACCCGGCAATTCCTGGCCATGCTTACAGCTGGTTTTTCCATCATAAAAGCTTTTAAAGTAATGGGACAAAAAAACCGCAACCGGACCTTAAAGAAGGCTTTGCTCAAAATTCATGATGATATTGAGCAGGGACAGGCACTCTGGGTGGCCCTTTCCCAGCATCCCAAAGTTTTCTCCAGCATTTATATAAACATGATTAAAGCTGGGGAAATGGGAGGTACTCTCGAGACGGTACTTAAAAACCTTAGTCATCATCTGGAAAGGGAGCAGGATATAAACGCTAAAATAAAGGCAGCTTCAATATATCCGCTAATCATAACATTAATGGCGTTGCTGGTCATATTTTTCATTATTTCCTTTATTATGCCCGCATTTGTTAATGTTTTTGCATCAGCCGGGGCAGAAATTCCCCTGCCAACACAACTGCTTTTGAATTTGGGGTTGTTTCTAAATAAGTATTGGATAGCCTTATTACTGGCCATTATAGCAATAGCTCTGATACATAGAATATGGATACAAACGAACCCGGGAAAGCAGTTTACGGATAAGTTTCTTTTGCGTCTGCCCCTCTGGGGAACTTTTTTATCCCGAATAATAGCGGCTCATTTTGCCCGAATTATGGCCATTCTCTTACAGGCAGGAATCCCTATTCTACAAGCACTGGAAGTGGCCGGAGGAGTGGTGGGAAATGAAGTGGTTATCCAGGCTATACGACAGGCCGGGCGGGAGATAAGCGAAGGCAAATCCATCAGCGTACCTCTAGAGGCTACGGCTATTTTTGATACCATGTTTGCCCAGATGATAGCAATAGGCGAAGAAAGCGGGAGCCTGGATAGCATGTTTGCCCAAATAGCAGATTACTATGAACAAGAAGTAATATATACGATTAATATACTGCTGGCTGCAGTAGAGCCTGTTATGATCATATTTGTCGCTATACTGGTAACGGGAATCATAATTGCCACTATTCTTCCTGTTTTTGACCTAATGAAGATTATGGCCTGAGTGTTGTAGCTTGCGGGAATAAAAAGAGGGGGATGGAGCTTGGCCATAAAGCCATTTAATTGAGAGGAAAGAGGGGATAGTATGCTCAAATTTTTGGATTTGGGCCAGCGAAAAGTTGGAGAAAAAGGTTTCACCCTGGTGGAATTAATCCTGGTCATGGCTATCGTAGGTATTTTAGCTGGACTGGCAGTGCCCCGTTTCACAGGTGTTTTAGAAACGGCCAAGGAAAAAGCTGATGAGGCTAATAAGAAGATAATAAGAGAAGCCGCCGAACTTTGGTATATGCAGACTGGACAAACTGGGAAAATACCGGAAAATGGAAACGCGGTTCCGCTTTCCAATGATACTTTTTTTAGAGCAGAAGGCCAGACGGGAGAAAAGCTGGTGCCGGATTTTCTCAAAGAGATTCCCGAGAACCCAATGGATACAGGTGAATATAGATTAAAGATTGATGAGGGTGGTAAGGCAATAGTAACTCATGCTAAGGATACGGCAAAAGATTAAAAACAACTGTTGCAATGCTTATTACTTTTGCCAGGAAAATTAAAAATAGTAGCGCTTAGCTCTAATTATAGCTAAGAAATGGAGTCTGGTTTATGTCGAGAAAGATACAACGAAGTTGGCCAGGTCAGGAAGCTATGACTCTCTTGGAGGTGCTGTTGGCCCTGGTCATCTTTACCATAATAAGCAATATGGCCCTGGCTATATTTTCAACTACAACGATATGGATAAAGCATTCCCGTTATGAAAGCACAGCCACATATTATGCTGCTTCTTTGCTGGAAGAATTGCGGGAAAAGCCGGAAAAGATAAAGAGTGTTTCAATGGCAGAGCCGGAGATATTGGGCTTGGGGGAAGGATATACGCCCGCTATTCCGCCGGGGATTAGCGCCCGGATCGATATGGAAAAGGTTGACGCTTTGGATAGACTTTATCGCATTCGGGTAACCCTTTCTTGGTATGAAGGAGAGCAAAAGCAAAAGCTCTGCCTGCTGACAATGATGAGAAAAGGAGAGAGCGGGTTGTGAATAGATACAGCTCACAAGGCTTTACCCTGCTGGAAGTGCTGCTGGCCCTGAGCCTGGTTTCTCTGGTAGGCTCTGGTCTATTTTTGCTTAACTGGCTGATGTTTACTGGCAGTGAAAGACAATCTGCCGCCTGTGAAGCTCATCATTATGCGCGAACGGCAATGCAGTGGATTACCCGGGATATTCTTTCTTCCTGTCCGCCGCAAGGAGGTAGCAGTTTAAATAGTGAGCAACTAATACTACATTTACCTGTAGAGGGAAAGCCAGCAGAAGAAATCCATTATTTTCTCCACAGCAATAACCTGCGGCGAAACAACCTGGCTCTGGTACAAAATATTAACTATTTAAACTTTCAATCCAGTTCGGATTCCGATTTAATCACAATCACCGTGGAATCTTCTGTAAATAATGAAATTTACCGTCTTAGTACTGCAGTTCGCTCCCGTATCAGCACTACCCCAGAGTAATAGGGAACTGGAGATGTAACGGGGAAGTCTTTGCAGGAGGGATTGTGAATAGTGAATGCTTTTAAGAACGAGGATGGAGCTCTCATGCTCATGGCCTTAATGGTAATGCTGCTTTGCACTATTTGGGGAATCGCTGCAATAGAGCTGGCCAGTATAGAAAAGAAACTGAGTTTTTATCTATTTCAATCACAACAGGCCCAACAAGCTGCTGATGGCGGGGTTGAATGGGCCATAGAAGAAATATGGCATAGAGGCTTGCCGGCTGAATTTGAGGAAGAAGTAACTATCTCAGATGGTATAAAAGCCCAGATTAAAGTTACAGAAAAAGCTGAGGAGTTTGCCTGTAGCCCGGTTGACTTAGAGAGCAATAACGGTAAACCCCAGGAAGACGAGCTCCAGGAAAGTGGGAAGAAAAAGTGCCGCTATTGCTTAACCTCAACCGCTGTTTATAACCAGGCGAAAAAGAAGCTAAAAGTGAAACTGCTATATACCTATACCGCTAGCAGTCCACAACCCTATGAGAGCGCAGTAATAGAATACTACTGCCTGGAAACAGATAGTTAAAAACCTCCGACTTCCGAAACTCCAGGTATCGAGAGAAAATGGGTGTTATTTTATGTATTATTATGTGTTGATGGCCATATTTTTTCTACTTCTGGCTTCTTTCCTAAATGTAGTCATTTATCGACTTCCCCGGGGAGAATCTCTTCTCTACCCCTCCAGTCGATGTCCTGCCTGCGGTCATAGACTATACCTTCTTGACCTCCTGCCGTTGCTTAGCTTCATCCTTTTGCGTGGAAAATGTCGCTATTGCCGAGAAAGTATCCCGGCTCAATATTTACTGGTGGAAATAATTACCCCTATTCTCTGGATGCTGGTTTTTCTAAAATGGGGATTCTCTATGCAAACATTTAGCGGGGTGGTATTAACCGCCATCCTGGTAGCCGCTGCTTTTACCGACATAAATAAGGGTATTATCCCTGATACTTTAAGCCTCACCGGGCTTTTATTGGGTTTAGGCCTGGGTTTTGTCACCATAGGTATTAAGCAATCACTTTTGGGAGCTGTGGGTTTTGGCCTAATATTTCTTTTTATAGCTCTAATCTCCCGTGGGGGTATGGGTGGAGGGGATATAAAACTGGCTGCGCTTATAGGTGCATTTACTGGATTTTCGGGAGCCCTAATGGTTATTCTTATCTCATCCTGGCTCGGGGGATTATGGGCTGTAGTGTTATTAATACAGGGCCAGGCAGGGCTTAAGACAGCTATCAAGTTTGCTCCCTTTCTCGCTATAGCCGCTTGGCTGGTATGGATGTATCAAATAGAATTAATAAGTTTTTATAGGGACATGCTTTGGAGACTTTGCTAAATGCCAAAAAGTTCAGCAAGCAATTTAGTAGTAATGAAGGGGGAGGTATAGTCATGCTTTTCCGGGCTACTGGAATTGGTTTGGACATAGGTAGCAAGAAAATCAAGCTGGCCAGGGTAAAGAAAGTCAAAAAAGGCTTGGAACTAATGGATTTTGCCTCAATGCCAACACCAAATGGAGTAATAGAGTACGGTAAGATTATAGCTCCTGTAGAACTAGGGAAAGCAATTTCCTCACTGGTCAAGGAGATGGGCTGGAAAGGTCAAAAGGTTATATCGGCCTTATCCAATCAAGAAATATTTTTTGATAACTTTATTTTGCCGCGAATGAATAGGAGGGAAAGCAGGAAGGCAGCCTTGTACCAGTCCTCTTCATTCCTCCCTTTTCCCCTGGATGAAGCAGCCTTTGATATTTTTTTCTTAAGGGAAATAGAGAACGGCCAAGGCCGTAAAAGGGAAGTGTTTTTCGCAGCCGCACAAAGCTTGCAGGTGGAGCATTTAAAGAAGGTCTGCACTCTGGCCGGGTTACGCCTGACCGTAGTGGAAATTCCCGCTCTGGCTCTTAATCGGCTTTGGAATAACAACAACGGAAAAGATTTAACTGTTTTTTTAAATATCGGGTATTCATATGCTTGTTTTTCTGTTTTCCAGCAAGAAAAACTTCTCTTCCAGAGGAGCTTTGTTTCTTTCTTGGAGGGGATGATAGATATTCTGGGTGATAATATATTATTGGAAGAAGTGGATATTACAGAGAACCTTCAGCTTCAAGAGCTTATGGAGGAATTTTTAGCCAGGGTAAAGCAAATGCTTAGTCTATTTCAGCCACAAGAAAGAGAAATGATAATTGCCCGAATTCTTTTGTGTGGTGGAGGAGCAAAGCTTAAGGGTTTGGCAGGGTATTTAAGTATGGTATTAAATGCTATAGTACCAACGCTCAATCTACCTGCTACTTTGGCTTTACCCCCCAAGTTCGAGCAGTATAAGCAGGAGTTAAGCTGCGATTTTTCCGTAGCAATAGGACTGGCTAGCCGGGGGGTGCTGGGATGAGGCATCGTTCTTGGATATCTATCAATCTACTCAATCAAGAAGGGGTTAAGGCGCAGAAAGCAACATATTTCCTGGGACTTATGCTGCTTTTACTCCTGAGCGGGGGGATGTATTACTATTACCAGTCAGCTCATGAGGAAATGCTGCTACAGCAAAAGCTAAATATAAATCTGGAAGCAAGAGCCAAAGAGCTATTACCCATAGCTCGTGCGGGAAGAATGGAAGAAAAGAACGAGGAAAATGCCTGGCGTAAACGAAAGTTCCTGGAGGAGACCCGCCTGCAGCAGATATCCTATGTTGCTGTTTTTAAGGAAATAGAGAGAAGTCTTTCCCCGGGTATATTGCTACTGGGAATAGAGATGGAAAAGGGGAGAATTGCAATTCAAGGCTATGCTGCTGACAACCAGGAACTCTCCTTCTTAATGGCCGGAATTAGAGAAAAAAGCTCTTTTGGAAATCCGGTACTGCTTTCTTCCAGCCTGGATGAAAATAAAGAAGAAATAGAGTTCAGGGTAGAAATAAACTGGGGGGAAGAAGCAGATTGAAATTGTCAAAACGCGAAATAGTCTTAAGCTGTTTTCTAGGATTTATGGTTATAATATATTTTTATTACCGCTTTTGTTTGATACCTTTAGAAGAGGAAACTGAGCGATTGAGGGATGAGAACCAGGCCTTGCAGATGAAAATCCAACAAGACGAAAAACTTATCCAGAGTCATATAGAGTACGATAGTGCTTATTTACTACCCAAAGAAAGCGATAACATGGAAATCGCCATACCCTCCTCTCCATGTGTTCCCGAAATATTAAGCTTTTTTCATATTAGCGCAAAAGAAAATGGAATTAGCATAAGCGCACTAAGATATTCACTGCTCGGAAGCGTTGCTGGGCAGAAAGAAAAGACCGGACCAAGCTCGAATGAGGAAGGAAAGTTTCAAGAATTGGAGTTAAGTATTAGTGCCAAAGGAACTTATCTGAGCCTGCTCAATTTTATATCTGCCATAGAAGAATCTCCACGTGTTTTTGTTATTAAGCACTGCAAAATGTCCCGCAATCGGGTGCAAGCAGCAAAGGAAGCCATAGCCCAGACGGAAAGCCAGGAGGAAAAAAACAAAAGCCAATACCAATATGTAAGTGAAGAGGAAGAAATACCTCCAACTCCCTCAGTGCAAAGCCTTCAAAGTTCTACGGCTTATGAAGCTGAAGATATAGTCTTAAACCTTTCTATTTCCTCTTTCTTTGACCAGAGTGCGCTGCCTTCGCTGGCTGGGAAGAAAGAGGGCAATGCCTATTCCCAGCTCCAGGGGGTTCGCAATCCTTTTTTCCGGGCCGATTAAATAATTAAATCTATGGAATGATTACCCATAGTTTTTTGGAGTAGAATAAGAATTAGGATATAATGGGACAGTAGGAAAGATATTAGAATATGGGGAAATAAAGAAGGAAGCAGGAGGAAATCCGTGTTAGAAAGATCTGTACTGCAGAGGGCTTTGGATGAAGCCATGAAAAAGGGCGGCGATTTTGCCGAGCTTTATTATGAAGAAAAACAAATGAGTCAAGTAATCTATGAAGATGAGCGGGTGGATAAAATCACCAGCGGCCGGGAAAAAGGAGCCGGTATCCGGGTGATTAAAGAGGGCAACACCGCTTATGTATATACCAATGATTTATCGGAAGAAGGGCTTTTGAAAGCTGCAGCAACCGCCGGCAAGGCCTTGGGAAAGGCCGAGCCAGCCCAGGAAAAAGCCCTATCCCTGTCCAGCCAAGAGCCTGCTATTGGCCGGATATCCCGGGATTTGCTATGGGACTTAACTTATGCTGACAAGATTAACCAGCTTTTAGCGGCCAATCAGGTAGTACGGGATCTGGGGGAGGAAATACGCCAGGTTACCATGGCTCTAAGCGATATTCATAAGGAGATACAGATAGCCAACAGCGATGGTGAACTGTTGGAAGACGCTTATTCCCGGGTACGGCTGGGCGTTAACGCGGTAGCCAGCCGGAACGGGCTTATACAAAGCGCCTATGAATCGGCCGGGGCCGTTTCCGGTTGGGAAATACTAGATAAAATAGACTTTACCACTATGGCGGAAAAAGCCGGTAGATTGGCCTTGAAGATGCTCTCCGCTGCTCCTGCTCCGGCGGGTAGTATGCCGGTGGTACTGGCAGGCGAGGCCGGCGGCACCATGGTGCACGAAGCCTGCGGTCACGGGCTGGAAGCTGATTTGGTGCAAAAGGGGCTTTCCGTCTACCAGGGAAAATACGGAGAGATGGTGGCGGCCCCTGGGGTGACGGTTATTGATGATGCTACCCTGGAGGGGCATTATGGGAGTTTTCGCATGGACGATGAAGGCCAGGCGGCAGAGCGCAGTGTTTTAATCCAGGATGGCGAATTGCAGGGATTTATGTATGACCGCTTAACAGCCAACCGGGAAAAGAAGGATTCCAGCGGTAACGGGCGGCGGGAATCCTACCAGCATAAGCCTATACCGCGGATGAGCAATACTTTTATTGCCCCGGGGCGGGAGGAAGCGGAAAAGATAATAAAAGCCACTCCCCGGGGCTTGTTGGTTAAAAAAATGGGTGGTGGGCAGGTTAATACCATTAATGGCGATTTTGTCTTTGATGTGCAGGAGGCCTACCTTATTGAAGGTGGGGAAATAAAAGAAGCGGTACGGGGAGCAACCCTTACCGGTAATGGGCCCCGGGTGCTCAGGGATATAGATATGCTGGGA
It encodes the following:
- a CDS encoding ferritin family protein encodes the protein MNANLLKAMELAVNAEAQARDRYKELAKQAEDQETRLLFEQIAREEDMHLKKLSERLKALKMMG
- a CDS encoding GspE/PulE family protein — encoded protein: MSKNLLGNYPQDDNFVNIRKNPRFLKLDQDAPIVLLVNSILTQAVEEGCSDIHIEPEQQDIRLRFRLDGELYEAARLPLSLLSPIVSRIKIMAGMDISEKRLPQDGRFRATIEEREVDFRTSTLPTAWGEKLALRILDRANALTEIRQLGFSSNNQANLLALSHCSQGMVLVTGPSGSGKTTTLYSILTQINSIEKNIITLEDPVEYTLPGVNQVQINPKAGLTFASGLRAILRQDPDVIMVGEIRDRETARLAVQAALTGHLVFSTLHTNSAAGSITRLRDMGIEDFLLASSLAGVVSQRLVRKLCCYCRQEYTIEEQLAKKLGLPLDIGRVFFRSKGCRACRNTGYRGRIALQEIMLLGSEIRDLLNRGESSEDRLQKTAIKNGMISIMLDAITKAREGRSSLEEVMKTIFMGGL
- a CDS encoding prepilin-type N-terminal cleavage/methylation domain-containing protein, which produces MNRYSSQGFTLLEVLLALSLVSLVGSGLFLLNWLMFTGSERQSAACEAHHYARTAMQWITRDILSSCPPQGGSSLNSEQLILHLPVEGKPAEEIHYFLHSNNLRRNNLALVQNINYLNFQSSSDSDLITITVESSVNNEIYRLSTAVRSRISTTPE
- the aroB gene encoding 3-dehydroquinate synthase — protein: MYSLRELEVSLGERSYPIYIEGGLLKSSGILLRQVSRTDKILLVSNPTVFALYGRKVQEAMEKQGFSVSVALMPDGEQYKNQEEAFKVLDQAVEAQLERSSLVLALGGGVVGDLAGLVAALYQRGIDYVQIPTTLLSQVDSSVGGKVAINHPQGKNLIGAFHQPRMVIIDYLTLATLDKREYKSGLAEVVKYGIIHDINFFDYLESHAEAIKAQEAGSLEKIIYESCRIKSEVVAKDERETGLRAILNLGHTFGHSLEKLGNYSRLRHGEAVAMGTIAASFLAREKNYLTVDELERIIKLYRCLGIPIRWPDFEPPAIYEGMLNDKKVINHKLRLVLPRGIGNFVLSEDISREELLAAIRQAQNSL
- a CDS encoding competence type IV pilus major pilin ComGC, coding for MLKFLDLGQRKVGEKGFTLVELILVMAIVGILAGLAVPRFTGVLETAKEKADEANKKIIREAAELWYMQTGQTGKIPENGNAVPLSNDTFFRAEGQTGEKLVPDFLKEIPENPMDTGEYRLKIDEGGKAIVTHAKDTAKD
- a CDS encoding type II secretion system F family protein; amino-acid sequence: MEFTYKVRDSRGKVLRGLQEAKDRDSLIRNLLRQGYYIISLQEVNRTSPVINRELFSLKVSKKEVLMITRQFLAMLTAGFSIIKAFKVMGQKNRNRTLKKALLKIHDDIEQGQALWVALSQHPKVFSSIYINMIKAGEMGGTLETVLKNLSHHLEREQDINAKIKAASIYPLIITLMALLVIFFIISFIMPAFVNVFASAGAEIPLPTQLLLNLGLFLNKYWIALLLAIIAIALIHRIWIQTNPGKQFTDKFLLRLPLWGTFLSRIIAAHFARIMAILLQAGIPILQALEVAGGVVGNEVVIQAIRQAGREISEGKSISVPLEATAIFDTMFAQMIAIGEESGSLDSMFAQIADYYEQEVIYTINILLAAVEPVMIIFVAILVTGIIIATILPVFDLMKIMA
- a CDS encoding type IV pilus twitching motility protein PilT, coding for MAFIKLEEILKKAVEMGASDVHLGYSQPPLYRVNGHLVSLPEDLLLGKEEVQSLAREIIPHKGIMEAFQKQGEVDFAYSIPGIARFRVNLFKQRSSWALAIRIIPLKIPEWDELGLPPIVRELAMQEKGLVLISGSSGSGKSTTLAAMIDLLNQSRKFHILTLEDPIEYLHSNHNCIVNQREIGADSKSFPQALRAALRQDPDVIMLGEMRDLETISTTITAAETGHLVLASLHSGTAIQTLERIIDIFPPHQQTQLRLQLANCLQGVINQQLLCRADGKGRILAVEVMIATPAVRNLIRENKIHQIYSSMQTGSSFGMVTMEKAMQELWHQRLISDEEASKQGLVWGRS
- a CDS encoding type IV pilus modification PilV family protein produces the protein MSRKIQRSWPGQEAMTLLEVLLALVIFTIISNMALAIFSTTTIWIKHSRYESTATYYAASLLEELREKPEKIKSVSMAEPEILGLGEGYTPAIPPGISARIDMEKVDALDRLYRIRVTLSWYEGEQKQKLCLLTMMRKGESGL